GAAATCTTGTGCTCACGCCGGACAGCGAAAGCATCGCCGGTGCGGTTCAAAAAGCGGAAGAGCTGGTCAAAAAATTCAGCGGGTACATGCCGAACCAATTCAAGAACCCCGTTAACGCCCTGGCCCACTATGAGCATACCGCCCCGGAGCTCTGGGAGCAGGCGGGACAGAAGATCGATGCCTTCGTCTCCGGCATCGGAAGCGGCGGAACCATTCAGGGAATTGCTTCCTTCCTGAAGGAGCGCCGTCCGGACATCATGATTGTCGCTGTTGAACCAAAAAATGTTTCCGCTCTTCTCGGTCACGAGCCGGGTCTGCATCAGATCCAGGGAATCGGGGATGGCTTCATCCCCGATCTTCTTGATGTGACCCTGATAGACCGGATTCTTGAAGTCAGTGACGATGATGCCATATCAACAACACGCGGGCTTGCCTTGAGCAATTCCCTCTTATGCGGGACTTCTTCCGGGGCAAACATCTGGGCTGCAAGGCAGATCGCCAGGGAACATCCGGAATGGGTGATCGCGACCGTACTCCCGGATCGGGCGGAACGGTATTTCAGCACCGGATTGCTCTGACCGAAAGCTGCAAAAAAGTCCCTCTCCTTATGGGCCGCGCCTTGACAAATAAGGAATGAATCGTAATATTCAGGAATATAAAAAAATCAGGAGCGGGATCATGAAAAAGATCAAGATTTCGGGAATGAGCTGCAATCACTGTGTGATGGCTGTTACGAAGGCCTTGAAGGGCATCGAGGGAATCCAGGATGTTTCCGTTGACCTGAAGGCCGGCGAAGCGACGTTTGAGGAAACGAAGTCCGTGGACCCGGAAGTCATCAAGCAGAAAATCTCCGAGGCGGGGTTCGACGTTGTCGGATAAGGCGATCCTGCATATTTCCGGGATGAGCTGCGCTTCCTGTG
The Syntrophus gentianae genome window above contains:
- the cysK gene encoding cysteine synthase A, with product MRAYDVIELIGNTPLIRLRNENIIAKAEFLNPGGSIKDRPALAMIEAAERNGTLKPGMKIVEPTSGNTGIGITLVGVAKGYEVFIVMPEGMSEERKDIIKVLGGNLVLTPDSESIAGAVQKAEELVKKFSGYMPNQFKNPVNALAHYEHTAPELWEQAGQKIDAFVSGIGSGGTIQGIASFLKERRPDIMIVAVEPKNVSALLGHEPGLHQIQGIGDGFIPDLLDVTLIDRILEVSDDDAISTTRGLALSNSLLCGTSSGANIWAARQIAREHPEWVIATVLPDRAERYFSTGLL
- a CDS encoding heavy-metal-associated domain-containing protein, yielding MKKIKISGMSCNHCVMAVTKALKGIEGIQDVSVDLKAGEATFEETKSVDPEVIKQKISEAGFDVVG